CCCGATGCGGATTGAACTGATCCGGGAGCACATCACCACCATTGAAAAATCCATGAAAACCATCCAGCACCTGCAAGGGGAGAAAGATCAAAATGCCAATCAGTTGATCCGGTGGGTGGTGAATAAAGAGGATCATGCGAACAAGCTCCAGGAAATTGTCAGCCAGTATTTCATGACCCAGCGCATCGGCCTGGATGCGGACAAGTACACGGAAAAGGTTTCCCTGCTGCATCATATGCTGATTTTCGCCATGAAGTGCAAGCAGACCACGGACCTGGATTATATTGAAAAACTAAGAAAGAGCGTGGATCAGTTTGAATCCCTGTATTTTGACAAAGAAAAGAAAAAATAGCTGGACGGCAGGGCTTTGCTTTCGGGTTTGCCGGACCATTTTTTTGTGCTTTGTTTTGATAAGCGGCCTTTTACTGACGACGGTATGGGACCTGACAAGCATAGGGACTGAAGCCATGGGCGAGGACAGGCATCTTCAAGAGCGCGAACAGATGGTCCGAAAACAAATCCGGCAGCGGGGTATTGACGATGAGCAGGTGCTGAAAGCATTTCGCAAGGTCAAACGGCACTTATTCGTGCCGGATAATTATCAGGACCTTGCCTATTCGGATCAGCCCCTGCCCATCGGCCACGACCAGACCATCTCCCAGCCCTATATTGTGGCCCTTATGACCGATGCCCTCAAGCTTAAGGAAACGGATCGGGTCCTTGAGGTCGGCACCGGCTCCGGATACCAGGCCGCTATTCTGGCGGAAATCTGCGGCAAAGTATATACCATTGAAATTATTCCGGAGCTGGGGGACTCTGCCAGGCAGCTGCTAAATGACCTGGGCTATAGCAATGTACATGTTAAAATCGGGGACGGCTATGAGGGCTGGGCTGTGCACGCGCCCTATGATGCCATTATCGTGACCTGCTCCCCCACCCATGTGCCCTGGCCGCTGAAAGAACAACTGGCTGAGGGCGGCCGCATGATTATTCCGGTGGGCAAGAAATATGCCCAGGAACTTGTCCGGCTTCGGAAAAAAGAAGGCGAGCTGGTCGAGGAATCGGTGCTGCCGGTTCGGTTCGTGCCCATGGTGGATGACGGGGGCAAGCGGTATTAGACCGGCTGCAGTACGATTGCCGTTCGGGCGGGCAGGTAAAGACTAATCACCTGACGATTGGCCGGGGGCCCGCTGTCGGGTGGAAACGCATGATGGACCTGCCCGGGGGTCAGCCGGTTGTGGCCGCCGAATTGCGGATCGTCCGTGTTAAGAATCATCCGGAACGACCCGGGCGGACAATCAATCTGGTAATCTGTATAAGAGCTGGCGGGATGGAAGTTAAAGGCGAATAGCAGACCGTTTCGTTTAAATGCCAGAATTTTATTTTCATTGTGCTCATGCAGGCGTTCGGCAGCCGGGGTGTCAAGCAGACCGGTTTCTTTTGCCATCCAGACCATCGCCCGATCAAACTGGCCCAGCTGATGATACTTAAGCGACGGGTCATCTGCCAGGTGCCATTGCCGACGGGCATACCGGTAGCTCCATCCGTTTCCCGCCCTGGGAAAGTCAATCCATTCGGGATGGCCGAACTCATTTCCCATAAAATTTAAATATCCGCTGCCGGCTGTGGCCAGAGTAATGAGCCGGATCATCTTATGGAGCGCCATGCCGCGGTCCACCCCCATTTGAGTGTCATCGACATGCATATGCTCATACATATCCGCTCCGATCAGGCGGAATATCAGGGTCTGGTCTCCGACAAGCGCCTGATCATGGGATTCCGCGTAGCTGATGGTCCGCTCATCCGCCCGGCGGTTGTTTAACTCATGCCAGAGGTACCCCATGGGCCATTCTTCATCCGGCGTGTCCTTGGTGAGCTTGATCCAGAAGTCCGGCACCCCCATGGCAAACCGGCAGTCAAACCCGTATCCACCGTCTTTCAGGGCTACCCCAAGGCCCGGCATGCCGCTCATATCCTCGGCTACGGTTACCGCATGCGGATTGACGGAGTGTATCACTTCATTTGCCAGGGCCAGATAGACCAGGGCTTCTTCATCTACGTTATTTGTGAAATAGTCGGCATATGAGGTAAATGCCTTTTCAAGCCCGTGGTCCAAATAGAGCATGCTGGTGACGCCGTCAAACCGGAAGCCGTCAAACCGGTACTCATCCAGCCAGAATCGGCAGTTGGACAAGAGAAAATGCAGCACCTGGATTTTTCCGTAGTCAAAGCACCGGGAATCCCATGCCGGATGCCAGCCCCGGTCGCCGGAATGAAAATACTGGTAGTCCGTTCCGTCAAACCGGCTTAAGCCTTCCACCTCATTGGTAACCGCATGGGAGTGGACAATATCCATTAAAACCAGAAGCCCGGCCTCGTGCGCGGCGTCAACCAGGGCTTTTAATTCATCCGGGGTCCCGTATCTGGAGGAGGCGGCAAAGAAATTGGACACCTGGTATCCAAAGGAACCGTAATAGGGGTGCTCCTGAATGGCCATGAGCTGGATGGCGTTATATCCGGCATCCACTATGCGGGGCAGCACATTGTCCTTAAACTCTGTATAGGACCCAATCCCTTCATACGACTGAGCCATCCCGATATGGGCCTCATAAATCAGAAGATCATTGAAATCGCGGGAAAGGGCGGAGTTTTGCCACTGATAGGGCGTCTCCGGCGCCCATACCTGGGCATTAAAAATCAGGGTTTCCGGGTCCTGCACCACCCGGCGGGCATAAGCCGGAATCCGGTCTCCGCTGCCCCCTGGCCAGTATATCCGCAATCGATAGTAATTTCCGTGATGGAGGGCATCCGGAGAAAGACGGATTTCCCAGATGCCATCCCTCCCGGTATGTTTAAGGCAATAGCCTGCCTCTTCCTTCCACTCGGTCATATCGCCGATAATATAGACGGCCTCGGCATTGGGCGCCCATTCCCGGAAGATCCATTGATTGTCCCGGAAATGCAGACCGAAATATTCGTGCCCGGCGGCAAAATCGGCAAGGCTGATTTCTCCGCCGGTTAACCGCTGCTTTGCCTGAAGAATTTTTTCTATCCGCCGTTTAATATCCGCCTGATAGGGCTCCAGGAAGGAATCCCGCGCCAGCCGGCGGTCTATTCGGTGCTGAATCAAATCTGTATGGTTGTCGGCTGAGACCATAAATTCTCCGCTTTATAAAATTTGGAACGCTCAATTTAGGTTTTAATTGATGAGCGGTCTTTCCAGCATGCGCTCATAGAGGTTGATGTACTGGCGAGCCGTGACATCATGGTTAAATGTTTCCCGGGCTGTTTGCATGACCCGTTTAATATGGGCCTCGCGCTGCTCGATGGGCATGGCATAAAATATCATGGCCTGCTGGATGGCCCAGAAAAGACCGTTTGAATCATAACTTTCAAACAAAAACCCGTTTCCGGTATCCGCATCCGGGTCCAGGTGGGTGATGGTGTCATGAATGCCGCCGGTGTCCCTTGCCACTGGCAGAGAGCCGTAAATCGGGGCGATCATCTGGGGCAGCCCGCAGGGCTCAAAAAGCGAGGGCATCAGGATAAAGTCCGATCCGGCATAAGCCATTCGGGAGAGGCGTTCATCAAAATCGCAGACCGCCACCCGGTCTTCAATGCCATGAAATGCCACAATATCGCGGAAAACCTGCTTGAAGCCCCCGTTTGCCACAAACACGATCTCCAGGCGCTGATCCCAGTAGGCCGCTATGGTTTTATAAAGGATCTCCGCCATCAGCTGGCAGCCCTTTTGACTGTTATCCAGGCGCGAGGGCCAGAAGAACAGGGGCGCATTGTCCTTTTCCACCAGCCCAAGGGATTTCTGAAGGTAGCGCTTGTTCTGGATTTTGCCCACCGGATGATCGTCCGGGCCGTATTGGCGGATCAGGACTTTATCCGTAGCCGGATCAAAGCTCGGGTCCGGCGAATTTAAAACCCCTGTGGCGCAGTCCGCACTCCATTTGTTCGTGAGTTCCCGCCGAAGCGAGGGAAATACGAAGCTGTGATGGCCGTCAACGATTTCCTTTAAGAACGTGGGGCTCACCGTGTTAACGAAATGGGCTGCAAATACGCCGCTGGTCAAAAAATCCACCGGATTTGTCTCCCGGGTGGTTTCATATTCCTCGGCCATGTTGTCATAGTACAAATGGTCCCAGAAATAGGCGGCGTCAATGCCCCGATCCTCGATATGGGCGAGCGTGGTTTTTACCGTGTGGATATTGTGCACGGTAAACAGACAGGGAATTTTCATTTGCCGGGACATGGCCGGAACAAGAGCGGTCATCCAGTCGTTGCAGTGGATGAGATCCGGCTTGACCCAGGGCACGATATGGTTCATGACCTCCCGTTGAAATGCCAGGGAGATACGAATGTTTTCCCACCCGTGACGGGAATAGACATTGTGCAGATAGAAAAACGCCCGGTCCTCTGCCAGATGGAGGCGTTCATGAGGCATCTGGGTCCGGATGATGTGACGCTGTTTGCGCAGCACCGGACCCATCTGGCTGTCAAACATGGCCCGGTAATCCGGCATGGCCACATGCACATCCGCGCCCTGATTAAACAGGGAACTGATCAGGGAGGCGGATACATCCGCCAGCCCGCCGGCTTTGGCGCCCATGGCGTTTGCCAGGTTGCCCATACCCTCCGGCAGATAGGTGGTCTCCGGGGTAACAATCAGTATGCGCGGATTTTTTATACGGCTCGGCATGGTGATTCCATCATATACTAAGTTTCCGATCGAAGTTTATTCACTCGCCCAGACAATCATGCCCGGCGAATATTTTAACAGCCGGTCGCCCTTTGGGGTTACCCGGGCGGTTAATCCATAGCGGCCGGAGATTTCGCAGGTCAGGTCACTTTCGTAGATGTAGGTGCCCTCGCCCAGATCCTCCTTAACCGTCATCTTCTCTGCCTGAATGTTTTCAAGGGCTTCAACGCTGCGGATTTTGCCGTAGCAAAGCTCCACATCCACTTCTTCCGGCAACAATTCTCCCAGATAAACCTTTACGGTCACCTCAAAATTGTCCCCCACCCGGAACGGGCCGTCGAGATTTCTTGTTGGCCGTTCAACGTAAACCTGATTCCAGTGTTTTTTCAGGCGGTCTTCCAGACGCATGAGTTCTTTGGCCGCACTTGCCTGATTGGCGGTTAATTCATGAAACCGTCTGGATGCCGGGCGGTAGCCGGTTTCCAGGTATCGGCCCAGCATCCCGTGGGCGCAGAACTGTTTCATGGCCATTTTCATGGACCCCTTCATCATCTGGATCCATGTGTTGGGGATGTCCCCGTCTTTCCGGTCATAGAATTTGGGGATAATTTCATTTTCCAGAAGATTGTAAAGCGCCTGGCTTTCGACCGAGTCCTGGAAGTCCCAATCCTCAAACTCCTCACCGCTGCCGATCTTCCAGCCCCGGTCCGGGCCATAGCCTTCGCACCACCAGCCGTCTAAAATGCTGGCGTTTAATACGCCGTTCACCGCTGCTTTAATGCCCGAGGTGCCGCAGGCTTCATAGGGCCGGCGCGGGGTGTTTAGCCAGATGTCGCAGCCCTGGATTAAATGCCGGGCGATATAGGGATCATAATCCTCTAAAAAGATAAAGCGGTGCCGGATTTTGGCTCTTCTGCCGAATTCAATGAGCTGCTGGATGACGCCTTTGCCTTCATTGTCTTTGGGATGAGCTTTTCCGGCGATAATAATCTGGATCGGCTGCTGCCGGTTGGTCAACATGGCCTCCAGCCGCTCCGGGTCCTGAAGCAGCATGTAGGCCCGTTTATAGGTGGCAAATCGGCGGGCAAAACCGATGCTTAAGGCATCATGGTCCAGTACCGCGGCTGCATCCTCCATAATCGATTTCGGTGCATTGCGTCTTCCATACTGAAGGGTCATCAGTTGCCGGCAGGTACGAATCAGCCGGGCCCGGCTCATTTCGTGTGCCCGCCAGAGCTCTTCGTCGTAAATGTCATCAATGCGATCAATGATTTCCGGCTGATGCCAGGTATGCAGATACCACTCCGGCCCGAGGTAGCGTTCAAACAGCATCGCGTTTTCAATGGATATCCATGAGGGGATATGCACCCCATTGGTCACGTGATCGATCGGCACTTCATTCTCCGGCAGGCCGGGCCAGATTTTATTCCACATTTTTCGGGCCGTATGGCCATGCAGTTCACTGACCCCGTTACAGTATTCGGCGTTTCGCAGGCCCAGCCCGAACATGGAAAAAGGCGGATGATTATCCGTCTGCTTGATCTGGCCCCAGGATATGATTTCATCCATTGATACCCCGAAGTCATTCTCATAGGGTTTAAGAAAGGGCTTGACCATATCCAGCGGAAATTCGTCATGACCCGCCGCCACCGGGGTATGGGTGGTAAACACCGTGCTGCGGGGAACAATTTCCCGGGCGGTGCCCAGATCAATGTGGTTCTGCCGCATCAACTGGGATATGCGTTCTAAAATCACAAAAGAGCAGTGCCCTTCGTTTAAGTGGCAGGTCGTAGGCTGGATGCCTAAAGCTTCCAATGCCTTCATGCCGCCGATGCCCAATAGGACCTCCTGGGCCAGCCGGTTTTTGGAATCAGCTGTATAGAGTTTGGCCGTAATATTCCGGTTTTCCGGGGTATTGGCCTGCAGGTTGGTGTCCAGTAAGAACAGGGGGACGCGGCCGACCATGATCCTTAGCACCTGTGCATGGATGTCTCCGTCCGGACCGGGCACGGCAATCTTGACCTCATTACCGTTTTCGTCTCTTGCCCGTTCGATGGGCAGCTGATACAAGTCGGTCTCCGGGTATTCCTCCTGCTGCCAGCCGCTCTGGTCGAGGTACTGATGGAAATAGCCCATGCGATACAGCAGGCCCACCCCCACCATGGGTTCGCCCCGATCCGAAGCCGCCTTCAGATGATCCCCGGCCAGCATGCCCAGGCCCCCGGCATATAAGGGCAGGCTTTCGTGAATGCCGTATTCCATGGAGAAATAGGCGATCGGCCCGATGTCCTCCGAATTTTCCACAGGCGGCTCAACCTGTTTTTCATAAGCGGCTTTCACCCGCTCCAGGTGGGAGAGGAAACTTTTGTCCCGGGCCGTCGATTCCAGCTGGCGCTGCGGAATCTGGGAGAAGAACTGGATCGGATTTCGGCCCGCGCGGTTCCAGAGCTTGGGGTCAATTCTTCGAAACAGTTCAATGGCATCCAGATTCCAGCACCACCACATGTTTCTGACCAGGGTTTCAACAAATCGGGTGGATTCCGGAACTTTTGGATATACTTGAAAGGTTTGGATATGTGTCATCTTTTTCACCAATATCTATACAGTTCACAGTTCACGGTTCACAGTTCACGGTTTACGGTTCATGGTTTACGGTTCATGGTTCATGGTTCATGGTTTAAGGCTAGCAATTAAAGGTTTTAAAACCTTAAACCCAATACCCTATAACTTTCTTTAAACCATGACAACCGAGTTTTCGCTGCCTGAAATGCCGCTTGGGACATATTTATCCGCTTCCCCGTCATTTTCCCATTTGTTTTGATCAAGGAAGTATCGAAACTGGTATTCCTGGTCAATGGGTAAATCTATGGTAACGGTGAATGACCCGTTTTTCAATTTTTTCATCCGGGTTTTTTGGGTGTCCCAGTTGTTGAAACTTCCCACAAGATAGGCTGAGTCCGAATTCTTGGCGACTTCCGGGGGCAGCCGGAAGGTGACCTTGCAAACCGGCTTGGTTTTTAAGTATTGTTTTTTCAAACTCATGATGGGTCTTCCTTTCTTGAATCAGTTAATTTCCGCCAAACGCGGAGCAATTCGCTAACGCCCCAGGCCTGGGCATCACAGCCCCGTTCGGTATGCGGGGCGTCACCGTCGATGATTTCGGGAATCTGCCCCGCGCATCCGGTATTTAAGAGCCGGCTGCTGTTGGAAAGCCAGGACAGGGCAGTATCTGTGCCCGAATCGCCATAGCTCATGGCCCAGGCTTCGCAAAATGACGGAAACACCCAGGTCCAGGCCGTACCGTTATGATAGGCGGGTTTTCGCCGGGTATCCTCATCCCCTGTGTATATCCCCTGATAAGGATGATAGGGGTCATTTAACAGCCGGTCGTTATGCCGGATCTCCAAGGGCCGGGTCACCGGACGATCTGCCAGGCTGCGGATGGCACCGGGCACTAAAAGCTCCAGGCAGTTATCCAACAGGCTGCGGACGCGCTTCGGGTCTGAAACAGCGCCCAGGGTAACGGCAAAAAGCTGGTTGGGCCGCAGGGCATCATCCGGCTCGGCCTGGGCGGCCGGTACAAATGAATCGGCGTGCCGGCAGTCCGAAAGGTAGCCTTTGGATTGTAGCACAAATAATTCTTCTATCGAGGATCTGACCTTTTCAGCCAGTGCGTCCCAGTCACCGTCGGGGTCGTCCAGTTTAGCCAGCATCCGAAGAGCAAAATGCCACAGAGCCTGAATCTCAATCGGATAGCCCTGCCGCGGCGAGCCGGCGGGATGATTGGTATCCATCCAGGTAAAATGGGCGGGAGAATAAATCAGGCCGCTTTCCTCATCCATTTTGATGCCGTTGGGCGTTCCTTGAATATAGCCACGGGCAATAGCAGCCAGCACATCAATAATCTTTCGATGCCCGACGGATTTTTCAATGAATTCGTTGCCTCCCAAGGCATTCATCAACTCATCACAGGCCACGAAAAACCATAGGGGCGCATCCGAGGTGTCCCGGTTGCTGGCATCATTTCCGCGGATCATATTCGGCAGGGTCCCGTTTTCTTCAAATGCGGCAAACTGCATCAGGATGGCTTCTGATTCAGTCAAATAGCCCGCAGCTATCAGTCCGCGGATGACGATCAGGGTGTCCCGGCCCCAATCCAGGAACCAGGGGTATCCGGCAATTATCGTATACAGGTCTCCGCGGCGGACGACAAACGCCTTAAGGGCATCTTTTAAAGCGGATTCAAACGGGGCGTACGGCTCACCGGGTATATTGTTATCCGCCAACTGTTCATTTGAACCGGCAGATGCCGGGACATCCGGTTCGGCATTCACACTTGCCGTAAGCCCCACGGTTTGGCCGCCGGTTAAATAGATGGAGAAATAGCCCGGACTGAAAAGATCTGTATGCGGATCCATGTGCCGGTCGGCTTCCACCGGCAGGTGAATCATATACTGCCATTCCGGCTCCCACACGAAATCGCCGGCAGAGGTTTGGCAGAGAAGTTTTCGGCCCGGGTCAGGGCTAAATTCGAAGCCGTTCTCCATAACCCCGCAGCTATCCGGGAAGTGATGTTCCGGCCCCATAAACGCCTTGGTATTTGCATGAAAATTACGGTCATCAATATCCGGCCGAATGATCAGCCGTACGGGCTTATCATCCGGCAGCCGGTCCGATGCGTCGCCGGCGGTCTGGCGGTTGATAGTTATTATTACCTGATTTTCATTGGGGATCATACGTGCGGTAAACAGCAGGGAAACATGCTGGCCCTGTCCGCAGGGGATGGTAAAGTGCCAAGTGCCGCCGGCCGCGTTTTGAAGCCAGAACTGTTCCTGGCATTCAATGCCCACGTCCTGGGAATAGCCCTGAAAAACCAGCCAGGCCCGGCACCGGGAGAGCATGATATGCCGGTCGTCCGGATAATCCGGATTTAAATTGGCGGCCAAAAGCCCATCATACTTACTGCTGATCTGTGACCAGGCCGCATGGGCGCGCATCATGGCGCCCCGGCCGTTAGTGCCCAGACATTTAAGCGGGGCCTGATTAAGCGTGCTTCGGTTAAAAACTTTCTGCGCATACACCTGATCCGGGGCTGCCAGATAAAGCAGACCGGATTCGGTATGGGTATAGCCGTCCCCGTTAAACATGGAAAGCTTTAAGGTTCGATGCATATGTCCATCTGCAGACGGCAGCGGGGGAAACAGGGCAAAAAACATCCCGTCTGTGCGGCATAAAGCATCCCCGGTTAACCGGGTTTTTTCGCCGTGTTTGGTCTGCTCAATGATCCTTGCGCGAAACGGCTGCGGCGCCTCAATCATCAGCAGGTGGCCCGCGGGAATCATTACCCGGCGCCGGCAGTCGGACGGCCATAGCCATGGGACCACCCGGGCCTCATCACCAGCGGGGTTCATTTGCCGGCAGAATCCTATGGGATCAGAAGCCAGGGCATCTGCTGCCGAATCCGGATCAAAACCGCCCAGGTGGCTGGTGCCGTGGTAAACCAGAAACACTTCAAGCGCGGCCGCCCGAAGCCGCTGCCTGGCGATTCTTTCCGGAAGTCCCGGCGTATTATCGGCCGGAGCGGCCTGCTCCCCCGGGCAGAGGCAATAAACCCGGCCGGGGGGAAGGGAAATCGTATAACCCTCATGATTGGAGGTATTTATCTCAATGCGTTGATCAGTCAGGAGATCCGTGTAGACGGCATCCCCGATTCCGGCATCACTCGGGGACCAGCAGGCCTCATTCGGCTGATCCGTATCCAGATTCACCAGTATCAGAAGATTTTGCCCGGAGGGCCGATGCTTTCGGGAAAAGACCAGAATATTGGCCGCGCCGGTCTGGATCATCCGGATGTCGGTATTATCAAAAAAAGCCGGATGGGTTTTAAGGAGTTTGTTGATTCGGCGGATCTGATCCACCTGATTCTCAGTGCTTCCCCAGTTAAGGGATTTGGCGTCATGGACCTCGATTTTTTCATCTGCAAACCATTCCACCCCGTTGGCAAATCCAAACGCCCCGTTATGGGAACAAAGCGCACAGAGCGCGGTGCGCATGGCCGCAAACCGCTTGGAGGTAGCTGCCAGACGGTTGTTGTCATGGGTTTCGGCAAAATGCACCATCAGCCCGTCCGCTTCGGAAATCCGCATGGGCTCGGGCAGGTAATGCGCAATCTGATCCCGGGTGTAATTCTGAAACAGTTCGGAATAGGCCCAGTCAAATCCGCCCTTATTAAGGATATCGCGGGTCACTGACATCTTTCCGCCCAGACCCTCAAGAAAAAATATGGTTTCCGGAAATTCCTGCCGAACCACGGAAACAATATACATCCAGGCCCAAACCGGGATCATGTAGCCGGCATCGCATCGAAAGCCGTCAACCCCGCGCCGGCACCAGGTCAGAAACACCTCGCCCATATACATCCACAGATCCTTATACTGGTAGTCCAGCCGGGCCAGATCCTCCCAGATGACGCCCCAAGCGCCGGGGCGCTCGATGTTTCCCGATTCGTCCCGAACCAGCCAGTAGGGGTGGGTTTCATGGATTTCCGCCGCCCAGCCGGTATGATTGGGGGCAATATCTAAGATCAGTTTGGCGCTTCTGGCATGAACCGCATCCACCAGCTCGATAAACTGCTCAAGCGGCGTGGCCTTGGGGTCAAACCGGGCGAGCGCCGGATCAATGCCGGTGAAATCCAGGGATGCGTAAGGACTGCCGAATCGGCCCATCCGGCCGTAAGTGGTGGGCGTTGGGTTAATGGGCAGCAGGTGAATGATCCGGCATCCCAGATCGTCAATAATAAAATCGAGTTCCGCAATCAAATCCCGGAAAGTCCCGGACGGGGGTATAACCGTATAGCCGGTTTTATCCAGCTGACGGATATCATCTTCTTTCTCTTCCGGCAGACAGAACGAGCCGTCCTTATTGGGGCCGAACTGACGCACGAACGCATTGTAGATGATATTAGCGCAGCAGGTATCCGTGGGCGCCACATTGATCGTCAGGTTGTCGCCCGAAGGCCACCTGGGCGTAAATTCCCCGGATGGCAGAAAGAAGCATTTGGCCTCGAAATGGCCCACTTCGCAAAGGGGGAGCTTTATTTCAAAAGACCGCTCGTCAATTGGTTGCATGGGGATATCATACCATTCCCGGCCCAGCAGCGGTTCATCATGGGTTACCGCCCGGACGATTTGCCGGCGGATGGTCTGGATCTGCCCGAGATTGGTCCGTACCCAGGCACCGCCCTTATATGACGTCGTCAGGCTAAGCGTAAGGGTTATCGTATCCCCCCGGGTTTTTAATAAATGAAGTCCCGGTTCAGGATGTTGTTGAAGGGAGAAATCCGTCATAGATATTACTTCGCTAAACAATTTGGCAAATTTATGAAAAAAGGGCGGTGCTTGATTGAAAGGCAATCCCCTGAAGCCCGTTGGGTCCGCTCTTGTGCTGTTTCAATTTCCGGCTCTGAGTTGCAAAAAAGAATTTCCGGCACTATTTACTTATACGCTGATTCATATTAGGCTGTCTATTCAAATCATAAGCTTAACATTTCCAGGGTCAAGCGATAGAAAGGGAAAAAGAATATGGATTTTTTGGTGATTGGCGGAGATGCCGCCGGGATGAGCGCAGCCAGCCGGGCCAGACGGAACCAGCCGGATATGAATGTCACCGTGCTGGAGCAGACAACGGATGTCTCATACAGCGCATGCGGCATGCCATATAATATCGCGGATTCGGAGCGGGCAATCGATGACCTGGTCGTCCGGCAGGCCCAGGTTTTCCGGGACAAGCAGGGAATCAACCTGCTCACGGGCTGCCGGGCGGAAGCCATAGATCCGGCCGCCCGAACCGTTAAGGCGGTGGATCATACCGGCAAAGAAAGGGTGTTTAACTATGATAAGCTGCTGATCGCCACCGGTGCCTCGCCCATTATGCCGCCCATTGAGGGGATCGATCTGGAAGGGGTCCTGCCGCTGAAAAGGCTTTCAGACGGCCGGAAAATCAAGGACTTCATCCAGCACAACCGCGTTCAATC
The DNA window shown above is from Desulfobacterales bacterium and carries:
- a CDS encoding alpha amylase C-terminal domain-containing protein, producing the protein MVSADNHTDLIQHRIDRRLARDSFLEPYQADIKRRIEKILQAKQRLTGGEISLADFAAGHEYFGLHFRDNQWIFREWAPNAEAVYIIGDMTEWKEEAGYCLKHTGRDGIWEIRLSPDALHHGNYYRLRIYWPGGSGDRIPAYARRVVQDPETLIFNAQVWAPETPYQWQNSALSRDFNDLLIYEAHIGMAQSYEGIGSYTEFKDNVLPRIVDAGYNAIQLMAIQEHPYYGSFGYQVSNFFAASSRYGTPDELKALVDAAHEAGLLVLMDIVHSHAVTNEVEGLSRFDGTDYQYFHSGDRGWHPAWDSRCFDYGKIQVLHFLLSNCRFWLDEYRFDGFRFDGVTSMLYLDHGLEKAFTSYADYFTNNVDEEALVYLALANEVIHSVNPHAVTVAEDMSGMPGLGVALKDGGYGFDCRFAMGVPDFWIKLTKDTPDEEWPMGYLWHELNNRRADERTISYAESHDQALVGDQTLIFRLIGADMYEHMHVDDTQMGVDRGMALHKMIRLITLATAGSGYLNFMGNEFGHPEWIDFPRAGNGWSYRYARRQWHLADDPSLKYHQLGQFDRAMVWMAKETGLLDTPAAERLHEHNENKILAFKRNGLLFAFNFHPASSYTDYQIDCPPGSFRMILNTDDPQFGGHNRLTPGQVHHAFPPDSGPPANRQVISLYLPARTAIVLQPV
- a CDS encoding protein-L-isoaspartate(D-aspartate) O-methyltransferase, translated to MGEDRHLQEREQMVRKQIRQRGIDDEQVLKAFRKVKRHLFVPDNYQDLAYSDQPLPIGHDQTISQPYIVALMTDALKLKETDRVLEVGTGSGYQAAILAEICGKVYTIEIIPELGDSARQLLNDLGYSNVHVKIGDGYEGWAVHAPYDAIIVTCSPTHVPWPLKEQLAEGGRMIIPVGKKYAQELVRLRKKEGELVEESVLPVRFVPMVDDGGKRY
- the glgP gene encoding alpha-glucan family phosphorylase — translated: MTHIQTFQVYPKVPESTRFVETLVRNMWWCWNLDAIELFRRIDPKLWNRAGRNPIQFFSQIPQRQLESTARDKSFLSHLERVKAAYEKQVEPPVENSEDIGPIAYFSMEYGIHESLPLYAGGLGMLAGDHLKAASDRGEPMVGVGLLYRMGYFHQYLDQSGWQQEEYPETDLYQLPIERARDENGNEVKIAVPGPDGDIHAQVLRIMVGRVPLFLLDTNLQANTPENRNITAKLYTADSKNRLAQEVLLGIGGMKALEALGIQPTTCHLNEGHCSFVILERISQLMRQNHIDLGTAREIVPRSTVFTTHTPVAAGHDEFPLDMVKPFLKPYENDFGVSMDEIISWGQIKQTDNHPPFSMFGLGLRNAEYCNGVSELHGHTARKMWNKIWPGLPENEVPIDHVTNGVHIPSWISIENAMLFERYLGPEWYLHTWHQPEIIDRIDDIYDEELWRAHEMSRARLIRTCRQLMTLQYGRRNAPKSIMEDAAAVLDHDALSIGFARRFATYKRAYMLLQDPERLEAMLTNRQQPIQIIIAGKAHPKDNEGKGVIQQLIEFGRRAKIRHRFIFLEDYDPYIARHLIQGCDIWLNTPRRPYEACGTSGIKAAVNGVLNASILDGWWCEGYGPDRGWKIGSGEEFEDWDFQDSVESQALYNLLENEIIPKFYDRKDGDIPNTWIQMMKGSMKMAMKQFCAHGMLGRYLETGYRPASRRFHELTANQASAAKELMRLEDRLKKHWNQVYVERPTRNLDGPFRVGDNFEVTVKVYLGELLPEEVDVELCYGKIRSVEALENIQAEKMTVKEDLGEGTYIYESDLTCEISGRYGLTARVTPKGDRLLKYSPGMIVWASE
- a CDS encoding isoamylase early set domain-containing protein → MSLKKQYLKTKPVCKVTFRLPPEVAKNSDSAYLVGSFNNWDTQKTRMKKLKNGSFTVTIDLPIDQEYQFRYFLDQNKWENDGEADKYVPSGISGSENSVVMV
- a CDS encoding glycogen/starch synthase, which codes for MPSRIKNPRILIVTPETTYLPEGMGNLANAMGAKAGGLADVSASLISSLFNQGADVHVAMPDYRAMFDSQMGPVLRKQRHIIRTQMPHERLHLAEDRAFFYLHNVYSRHGWENIRISLAFQREVMNHIVPWVKPDLIHCNDWMTALVPAMSRQMKIPCLFTVHNIHTVKTTLAHIEDRGIDAAYFWDHLYYDNMAEEYETTRETNPVDFLTSGVFAAHFVNTVSPTFLKEIVDGHHSFVFPSLRRELTNKWSADCATGVLNSPDPSFDPATDKVLIRQYGPDDHPVGKIQNKRYLQKSLGLVEKDNAPLFFWPSRLDNSQKGCQLMAEILYKTIAAYWDQRLEIVFVANGGFKQVFRDIVAFHGIEDRVAVCDFDERLSRMAYAGSDFILMPSLFEPCGLPQMIAPIYGSLPVARDTGGIHDTITHLDPDADTGNGFLFESYDSNGLFWAIQQAMIFYAMPIEQREAHIKRVMQTARETFNHDVTARQYINLYERMLERPLIN
- a CDS encoding superoxide dismutase [Ni], with translation MKRIIPMMMAAVMVLGLSASAFGHCEIPCGIYDDPMRIELIREHITTIEKSMKTIQHLQGEKDQNANQLIRWVVNKEDHANKLQEIVSQYFMTQRIGLDADKYTEKVSLLHHMLIFAMKCKQTTDLDYIEKLRKSVDQFESLYFDKEKKK